One segment of Setaria viridis chromosome 4, Setaria_viridis_v4.0, whole genome shotgun sequence DNA contains the following:
- the LOC117852898 gene encoding bZIP transcription factor 50, with protein sequence MDIDLFADIDLDALLASFSGEPAGVSGLIDPSPPPPAPTAAHDAEAGSPESVTSRASPPGEEALTEIERLLMQEGEAELGGEAEGISVEEFFDALYDGGEGEREGKESEAGGSTDGDSGRDEVVEVVTPEAETVEVDGDDPVSKKKRRQMRNRDSAMKSRERKKTYVKDLEAKSKYLEAECRRLSYALQCYAAENMVLRQSLLKDRPVGAPTAMQESAVLTETLPLVSLLWLVSIVCLFLMPGLPNRSPAAPSSAGRDLGMVTGKTSSENPDILELILHGRRCKGTRAKIKLDKLPFHAVAAC encoded by the exons ATGGACATCGACCTGTTCGCCGACATCGACCTTGACGCCCTCCTCGCCTCCTTCTCCGGCGAGCCCGCCGGCGTCTCCGGCCTCATCGacccgtccccgcctccgccggcgccgacggcggcgcacgATGCGGAGGCGGGGTCGCCGGAGTCGGTGACCTCCAGGGCGAGCCCGCCCGGGGAGGAGGCGCTGACGGAGATCGAGAGGTTGCTGATgcaggagggggaggcggagTTGGGCGGGGAGGCCGAGGGGATCAGCGTGGAGGAGTTCTTCGACGCGCTGTACGACGGTGGAGAGGGGGAGCGGGAGGGGAAGGAGAGCGAGGCGGGTGGAAGCACGGATGGGGACTCCGGGAGGGATGAGGTGGTGGAGGTTGTGACGCCGGAGGCGGAGACGGTGGAGGTGGATGGCGATGATCCCgtcagcaagaagaagaggag GCAAATGAGGAACAGAGATTCCGCCATGAAATcaagggagaggaagaagacgtATGTGAAGGACTTGGAGGCGAAGAGCAAGTATTTGGAAGCAGAGTGCCGCCGCCTCAGCTATGCACTTCAGTGCTATGCAGCTGAGAACATGGTACTGCGCCAGAGCTTGTTGAAGGATAGGCCTGTTGGTGCTCCCACAGCCATGCAGGAGTCTGCCGTACTCACAG AAACCCTGCCGCTGGTTTCCCTGCTTTGGCTGGTGAGCATCGTGTGCCTGTTCCTGATGCCCGGTCTGCCCAACCGAAGTCCGGCTGCTCCAAGCAGCGCCGGAAGAGATCTCGGGATGGTAACCGGAAAGACAAGCAGTGAAAACCCAGATATACTGGAACTCATCCTCCATGGAAGGCGCTGCAAGGGCACAAGGGCGAAAATCAAGCTAGATAAATTACCATTTCATGCAGTAGCTGCTTGCTAG